The sequence CAATTTGCTTTTAGGCCGAGGAAACCTCGACTAGCATTGCTCACCGAGGTATGTGGTCGTGGAAGCCCAATGTTCTGGGTTTTACCTTGTCAGTCACCGCCCAAAGATTTAGATTTAATATCTGGATACGATGTCTAATTCAGTACCTCGCATTTCTCCATGTTGTTCGTGAAATGCATTCCCCACACTTGTTGTGCAGTATTTATTTGCCCTTTTCTACAAGCCCTTCTTACAATTAAGTGTAGCTGTGCCCTGACCTCCCCTTCCAAAGCAACATGACTGGTATCGCATGATGACGATGAATTTCCTTTTATCATAAAAATcagcagaaaagaaacaaaaaaaaaggaattagaaataataatggaaaacaaaccaaaaaaagaatacccTCCTACGTTACAGATGTCTATTGTGGTTTGTTTGTGAGGAGAAAGCTTTAAAACCTATACAGAGTACAGCAATATTTCTTCTAGTTTGCAGAATTTTCTATTTGCCACCAAGAATACATTGATAAACAGTGCATGTTCAATATCTGTCTCACCGTTTCGCCTCAAACTTTCATATTTTAATTACGATTAATTGGTCTATAACGAGAAAGTTGAGGTCCAAACCGACTAATCCAAATCGAACATATGGACCCATAGTGTACGTGAGGAAGCTAAATAATCAAATGCTGTTTAGGAACAAATAGTAAAGTGTACGCTgctcaaagaaaaagaaaaattgtgtaCACATGAATAAGGTTGGAAGCGCTTAACTTTAAATAGTGTTTCTTCTGCATTGACCTCCACCGTCCTTGATCGTAAACGGTTCAAAGTGTTGATCACGCTTTAATATCAGCATCCTCTAAGCTGACGTGCATCACTTTTGAAGCATCCCGTAATTTTGCATCGGTGTGTGGTCTACTCTTTGCCCTTTCTCGTGGGCATTTTCTTTATGGTGAGTAGTATCCGTCTCGTTATCTGGATACACCGATATGGCTTTCGTGTGGTAAAACGACTGTATGCCATCCTGGTTTGTagtctttataaaaaaaaatcataaaaattcgATCTCGATATCACCATGTACTATATTTCTCCTCTTACCTTGAAGATGGTTTCATTGACAGTCACAAGTGTACCGTTGAtgaacttttaaaaatataaggGAAATTATTTACGAAATGTGTTTGTTGGTATGGCTTACGTAAGTTAAAATACGCACAATTTGAAatgcaagaaaataaaaaaaaaaaccggaaacTCATAGaagtttgttttgtaaatAGGCTTACTTTAGAATGTGAAGTGCTGTTGGAGTAATTGTCAGGTAAATCGAACGGAGGCCTGTTGTCTTCGTTAAAGCTCCACAATGCGTTTAATTGATCCCGGATCACCCGTAAAGATTCTTCAAGAAAACTCATACGAAACATATGGCCAAATATATCGATCGAAAACACCTTACCTTGTAATTTCTGGAACATTGGGTTTGCGCCAAAAACTGAAGAGGTAGGCAAAAGTGACAGGTTAAATCCTAACATTTCAGAAGACTCACTGGAATCATCATTTTTGTGACTATAGTTGGGGTTGTCATTGCTGCTCGACATTCCCTCAATAGAAGAATCATTGTCAACCATAGTTCCCATTTGAAATGATGGCTGTGAAGGCGTACTTGCTTGATGTGGTATTTCAATATCTGTTCATGAAGACAAACAATTTAGAAAAATCTAGAACAacttttaaatattaaatagcATTTTACCTTTAGTGGGCCCGTTAGGCATAGCTGAGACGGTCAATACCAGCATGGCGCCGAAAAAACTGATCACGaacttcatttttcaaatagcTGTAAAGACGTTTAAAAATATGTGTCAAACACATAGGCAATAGGAACGGCAATCCTTACTTTCCGGTTGAATTGAGATGAGATCGCGCACTCCACCGACCTAACCAGCCGTCGAAATAATGACACGCGAAACTCACGTTGCTCCTCATATAACCTCCTTTTCCATGAGCCACACGTAATTACGGCGCAATAGTTTTTCAGCTTACCGGGATTTTGCGTTATAACTGGCCATATAGGGCTATACAATCCGAGGTGAAGTTATGCAATGCGACATTATACTATTTTTCACTGCCTTTGGAAACCTTGGATGAGCCAAATCGTTCCAGAACATATTCAAAACCATTTAATTTGTagcaatttcatttgaatattttgcTGCGTTAGATTATGCAACGCACAGACATTTTAAATCCCCTTAGAAAGTACGGAGAAGTGAACCATGATGGGGGAAGCTAAGTTGAGACCTTTGAATTTTTGGTAAGCTAAGTTGAAATCTACGAAGATCAAATATTGCAAATTATCCATAATATCTTCCTTTTCctaattaaaatttaacacTAACGAAATTCGAGGACCTTGGACAACATACAGAGCGCAGTCATCTGGACTTCCTATTTGGAAATCCGGTCTATTCAAATCCAAGCAGTACACACCTTATTACCACgctgatgaaaaaaaaaattaacgtgatttttatttaaagcagattcaaaactttttatttGCCAATGACTGTCCTacgaaatttatttttcgcttgTTGCTCGACGCTTGGCCAGTTTTCCATCCGGTCGGAAATGTTATGataccttttgtttctttcccctCTATGCTAGTATGACACATTGTTTCGGGAGGAAGGAAGTGCGAACTAGAAGCCAGGCGTTGCTATTCTACGTGAGGACCCCATTATACCGGGGCGCTACATGCACATCATCACAATATCAGTGATATACATGGGCACTAAAAATCAACCAAGATTTCTCGTTGTTCTTGGTTATCCCTATTGCTAGGTTCGCCTAATGTTTACACCCAATCAGTTCATCAACAGAGAAACGGGAGAAGACTTGCATGAATGAATGGCGTTCAAGGTGCCTGCCATAAATGCAGCACTCATATTTGATAGTAGAACGTGCTCTAGCTATAATAGTAGGCTACTCAAGAAATTGTGACATCTGTCTTCcgcataataaaaaagaaatacgtggTACAATTAAAGGAAATCCTTCCACGGGAAGAGGCAGATATTCATTATTTTGCGACAACGGAAAATGTAGAAATCAAGTCATAAAGTGTGTAAGGTtataaagaaagtgaaaaaaaaatgttatggcATTTGAgaccattttcaaaaatggtcaTTTTTTTACGTAATGAAGAATTTCCCAAAGTTTTACCAACAAATTGATACAACATCgtcattcttgtttttcttgacaGTCGTAGCTTACTGGTCATATTAATTTAGACCTTCAAAACAGGACGTTTCTCGCAGTATCGAAATTTAACAGgcaggtttttttgttttttttacccaaaACCCAAATTCAAGGGCgtttcacattttattttcttctagtACATTTATGTCAAGTTCCTTATTTTTCcgagtttttttattttgtttttcgatctcaGATACGGGCCTTAAGCAAAACTACTATGCAGGTACCTTAAAAAAAGCTAACACCGAAAACGACCAAGTGGATTTTCGAAATTATACTGATTACCAACAAGGtagaaaaattttgttttatctgtTTTACCAGCAAAATTCAAGTGGAAATTCGCCCGACGCGATTGATTACGTGCAACAAAGATCTTTGGCCTGGGAGAACTTGATGCAATTGttcaaaatgcaaaatagGGCGTGGCACCTAGTTTTAGAAATGTACGCATGCGGTAAAACTACCTATTTCGGTTTATGGCTCCACGAAAAATTGCTGTTAGCAAGCCATCATATTCTTTTTATGAAATATTATACCCCGTGAATGCTAGAAAAAGTGaatgtttgtttccctttcaATGTTATCCGTACATTTCGACGGAGACAAATGATTGAACATGCTAATTCTTTCATAGATTACCTGAGTTTGCGAATTTTCGAAGTTTACCTTCATTTAGTACTAGAGTTCTAATAGATAAattcataaaaagaaaaatcggtcgaatgaaaaaacaaagcaattgAATACTAACAACTATGCGATGAATTGCACTTCCTTTGAAGCGTGCTATTTGTAGCTGACGCATTCAACCATGCAGCCTTCCGCATTCGataatatattttctttttttacattaacgccgcttaaaaaggaaaaaaaaataaaatatcacATGGCCGTTGCAAGTGGGTAAACGCAacttgttttccccttttcttttcctttctttgttTAACATCTCAAAAAGGTGTCCAATTCACGGCAATAGTGGATACATTATTAATGTACCCAACATGTTGCGATTTATTCCAAGAAACGAGATGAAAGGTGTATGAACAGAAAAGGTCAATAATACCTTTCTCTCATTATATGTACAGTCCGGCCATTTACCGTCTAACTCGAGTTTTTCTGCTTGTTACCATACCAAGGCTCCGCCCCATCTACCAAACAATTCGAAGGCTATACAGCTTAGTCACGGAAAAGTTCTTCGAACACTTCCGTCGTGACGGCAGCCTGCAGGAACCCGATCAAGGTTGAATTTCAGCCGAGCATATATAAAGCCGTTTGTACACAGCAAAACAGCATTGTAAACTTCTCGTGTTTTTTGGAGGCAAGTTCGATTTGGCAATCGAAGCGTGGGGGCATTATCAGCATGAAGCTCTGTGTAAGTTATCCAACTTTACACTGTGTTAATACGGAGAtaataattgttttgttttgttctaaaacaaagaaagagagagagagagag comes from Daphnia carinata strain CSIRO-1 chromosome 2, CSIRO_AGI_Dcar_HiC_V3, whole genome shotgun sequence and encodes:
- the LOC130685904 gene encoding uncharacterized protein LOC130685904, which translates into the protein MKFVISFFGAMLVLTVSAMPNGPTKDIEIPHQASTPSQPSFQMGTMVDNDSSIEGMSSSNDNPNYSHKNDDSSESSEMLGFNLSLLPTSSVFGANPMFQKLQESLRVIRDQLNALWSFNEDNRPPFDLPDNYSNSTSHSKFINGTLVTVNETIFKTTNQDGIQSFYHTKAISVYPDNETDTTHHKENAHEKGQRVDHTPMQNYGMLQK